A stretch of Aureispira sp. CCB-E DNA encodes these proteins:
- a CDS encoding OmpA family protein, translating to MIRLMGIIGVLCVIVTSTFAQDSLLLNDNFDDNRLEWYEIDNNNLKIKIQDGHYYIKNKNNVSQRLNRVLDNLMPNQEDFTVKIKLRQIAGSTGIGYGLVVGLTKDNRDFKKLLINGRGQFKVDNFYNNASHILANYKDEEALNKVFEYNVLEIKKDAQIMTYAINGKILGKSVGGSNYGNRIAFFLGGKMSVEIDYITVTKRPSGIQVVENANKIGQRVRLGEEINSDYAELAPILSADGNTMYVCRNDHPENIEKGNDIWVTQRMEGDQWSLLKNIGKPLNNDGANFVVSVSPDNNSLVVANRYNEDGSQGGNGLSITHKTAEGWSIPQAVEIKNYYNKNRYVGYFLCTDNKTLILSVQRDDSEGQKDLYVSFLREDNTWSVPLNMGKSVNTFANEANPFVAADGKTMYFASQGHLGYGRHDIFVTKRLDDTWTNWSIPKNLGPQINSSKEDLSFYLTAKGDQAYISSGGDIWSIENPEKPEPIVLIKGRVFNAKTQQPMAVPIQYQILNDSTANLKASNLGVASSDPMTGRYQIVLPAGNQYSYQAEKEGFYPISNFIDLVDLDNYKEQTVDLYLTPIEKGQEIRLNNIFFEFNKAVLKPSSYLELNRLAKTLKSIQGATIEIAGHTDDKGSSAYNLELSQQRAAAVVAYLIAKGIEPKKLKAVGYGEARPLVKNTSDKNRAINRRVEFKLQ from the coding sequence ATGATACGATTAATGGGAATAATAGGGGTGCTTTGTGTTATTGTTACAAGCACCTTTGCACAAGATAGTTTATTATTGAATGATAACTTTGATGATAACCGTTTGGAATGGTATGAAATAGATAATAATAATCTAAAGATAAAAATACAAGATGGTCATTATTATATTAAAAATAAAAATAATGTAAGCCAACGGCTGAATAGAGTTTTAGACAACCTAATGCCTAATCAAGAAGATTTTACCGTAAAAATTAAATTGCGTCAAATTGCAGGAAGCACAGGAATTGGATATGGTTTGGTGGTAGGATTGACAAAAGACAATCGAGATTTTAAGAAGTTGCTGATCAATGGAAGAGGGCAATTTAAGGTAGATAATTTTTATAACAATGCCAGCCATATTTTGGCGAATTATAAAGATGAAGAAGCTTTGAATAAAGTTTTTGAGTATAATGTCTTGGAGATAAAGAAAGATGCACAAATAATGACTTATGCGATCAACGGAAAGATTCTGGGAAAAAGTGTAGGCGGAAGTAATTATGGAAATCGTATAGCATTTTTTTTAGGAGGTAAAATGTCTGTAGAAATAGATTATATCACCGTGACCAAGCGACCTTCTGGAATTCAGGTGGTTGAAAATGCCAACAAAATTGGACAGCGAGTTCGATTAGGAGAGGAAATTAATTCTGATTATGCCGAACTAGCACCAATTTTGTCTGCGGACGGGAATACCATGTATGTATGTCGTAACGATCATCCTGAAAACATTGAAAAGGGCAATGATATTTGGGTTACTCAACGTATGGAAGGTGACCAATGGTCTCTACTAAAAAACATTGGAAAACCATTGAATAATGACGGGGCGAACTTTGTTGTTTCTGTTTCGCCAGATAACAATAGTTTGGTTGTTGCCAATAGGTATAATGAAGATGGCTCTCAAGGTGGAAACGGCTTATCAATAACACACAAAACGGCAGAAGGGTGGTCAATACCTCAAGCAGTAGAAATTAAGAATTATTACAATAAAAATCGTTATGTAGGGTATTTTTTGTGTACAGACAATAAGACACTTATTTTATCCGTGCAGCGAGACGATTCCGAAGGACAAAAAGATTTATATGTAAGTTTTTTGAGAGAGGATAATACATGGTCGGTGCCCTTGAATATGGGAAAATCGGTCAATACCTTTGCAAATGAAGCAAATCCTTTTGTGGCGGCGGACGGAAAGACAATGTATTTTGCCTCACAGGGACATTTAGGCTATGGAAGGCATGATATATTTGTAACCAAGCGTTTAGATGATACTTGGACAAATTGGAGTATACCTAAAAATTTGGGACCTCAAATAAATAGTTCTAAAGAAGATTTAAGTTTTTATTTAACGGCGAAGGGAGATCAGGCTTATATTAGTTCTGGAGGAGATATTTGGAGCATTGAAAACCCAGAAAAACCAGAGCCAATTGTTTTGATAAAGGGGAGGGTTTTTAATGCCAAAACCCAGCAACCAATGGCCGTGCCTATTCAATACCAAATTCTAAATGATTCTACGGCCAATTTAAAGGCTTCGAACTTAGGAGTAGCTAGCTCAGACCCCATGACAGGGAGGTATCAAATTGTCTTACCTGCGGGAAATCAATATAGTTATCAAGCAGAAAAAGAGGGGTTTTATCCCATTAGCAATTTTATTGATTTAGTAGATTTGGATAATTATAAAGAACAAACAGTTGATTTGTATTTAACTCCGATTGAAAAAGGACAAGAAATTCGTCTGAATAATATCTTTTTTGAGTTTAACAAAGCTGTCTTAAAGCCTTCCTCTTATTTAGAGTTAAACCGTTTGGCAAAAACTTTAAAAAGCATCCAAGGTGCTACGATTGAAATTGCAGGTCATACGGATGATAAGGGGAGTAGTGCCTATAATTTAGAACTTTCTCAGCAAAGAGCTGCTGCTGTTGTTGCTTATTTAATCGCCAAAGGAATAGAGCCTAAAAAGCTCAAAGCAGTTGGTTATGGAGAAGCAAGACCTTTGGTAAAAAACACTTCAGATAAAAATCGAGCAATCAATAGGCGAGTAGAATTTAAGCTACAATAA